A region of Pyxidicoccus parkwaysis DNA encodes the following proteins:
- a CDS encoding heparinase II/III family protein, giving the protein MRARVAIAFLALLLLAPGPMALGQPFRSEEEWLLEDAGPPEGGDCALRPEACIPGTATAAPSREVLYTFLDEGTLADADLILQDRWPVPRFEPVYLGPELSWAEDPFGEKYWRFTYYGLRPTRHLLWAWRQTRDVRYRDKLLHVLEGFVVRGHQSEFAWDKHTAAFRALVLVNTYVKLLGDRSLKEPLAGRLRNRILELGIFLRDPANFEDDYNHGLAEAGALLLIAENFSGFEASPEWRATAVARLDVLLEKVLDTDGVEVEQSPFYHFYFLTGFWQIYHWAHSNGVQLSSEAEQRIEQMLRYATYVLLPDGHIPMIGSSVDRNIRRSQDTPLYQEMAEADPRFAWVLSAGASGTPPPETRMLFPSSGQAVLRSSFGTAKNFKMQTHVIFDVGPYRTIHAHLDALAVHYYAAGRTLLPDSGHFTNEPETDGYDYFRGTRSHNTVVVDGKDQREGTARAGLSTGGAPGGWAYQSGSHALYDGVVHKRAVALLRQDLVLVLDDLSSETAHTYDQTWHLFPDADLQMDRLRARALDTVTGKPLLAIQQVLTASSMTVGVRKGHAMPMEGWHSAKFEQKVPGFTLRWRRTATKRVQFATLLVSGSYAEAAALPAYVERTTQGWVATVCLPEGRGYRLTVVDLAGPGERATLDALPTCPLAPAP; this is encoded by the coding sequence ATGCGTGCTCGTGTGGCCATTGCCTTCCTTGCCCTACTGCTCCTCGCCCCGGGGCCCATGGCCCTGGGGCAACCCTTCCGCTCCGAGGAGGAATGGCTCCTCGAGGACGCGGGGCCACCGGAAGGCGGGGACTGCGCGCTGCGTCCCGAGGCCTGCATCCCCGGCACCGCCACCGCCGCCCCGTCGCGCGAGGTGCTCTACACCTTCCTCGACGAAGGCACGCTGGCGGACGCGGACCTCATCCTCCAGGACCGCTGGCCCGTGCCGCGCTTCGAGCCCGTGTACCTGGGCCCGGAGCTGTCGTGGGCGGAGGACCCCTTCGGGGAGAAGTACTGGCGCTTCACCTACTACGGCCTGAGGCCCACGCGTCACCTCCTCTGGGCATGGCGCCAGACGCGAGACGTGCGCTACCGCGACAAGCTCCTCCACGTGCTGGAGGGCTTCGTCGTGCGCGGGCACCAGTCCGAGTTCGCCTGGGACAAGCACACCGCCGCCTTCCGCGCGCTGGTGCTGGTGAACACCTACGTGAAGCTGCTGGGCGACAGGAGCCTCAAGGAGCCGCTCGCGGGCCGCCTGCGCAATCGCATCCTGGAGCTGGGCATCTTCCTCAGGGACCCGGCGAACTTCGAGGATGACTACAACCACGGCCTCGCCGAGGCCGGAGCGCTGCTGCTCATCGCGGAGAACTTCTCCGGCTTCGAGGCCTCACCCGAGTGGCGGGCCACGGCGGTGGCGAGGCTGGACGTGCTGCTGGAGAAGGTGCTCGACACGGACGGCGTGGAGGTGGAGCAGTCGCCCTTCTACCACTTCTATTTCCTGACTGGCTTCTGGCAGATCTACCACTGGGCGCACTCGAACGGCGTGCAGCTGTCCTCGGAGGCGGAGCAACGCATCGAGCAGATGCTGCGCTATGCGACGTACGTCCTGCTGCCGGACGGGCACATCCCGATGATTGGCTCCAGCGTGGACCGCAACATCCGCAGGTCGCAGGACACGCCGCTGTACCAGGAGATGGCCGAGGCGGACCCGAGATTCGCCTGGGTCCTCTCCGCCGGCGCCTCGGGCACGCCGCCGCCGGAGACACGCATGCTGTTTCCCTCGTCAGGGCAGGCGGTGCTGCGCTCCAGCTTCGGCACGGCGAAGAACTTCAAGATGCAGACGCACGTCATCTTCGACGTGGGGCCCTACCGCACCATCCACGCGCACCTGGACGCGCTGGCGGTGCACTACTACGCGGCGGGGCGCACGCTGCTTCCGGACTCGGGCCACTTCACCAACGAGCCGGAGACGGACGGCTACGACTACTTCCGCGGCACGCGCTCCCACAACACGGTGGTGGTGGACGGAAAGGACCAGCGCGAGGGCACCGCGCGGGCGGGCCTGTCCACCGGAGGCGCGCCGGGAGGCTGGGCGTATCAATCCGGCTCGCACGCGCTCTACGACGGCGTGGTGCACAAGCGAGCGGTGGCGCTGCTGCGGCAGGACCTGGTGCTCGTGCTGGATGACCTCAGCAGCGAGACGGCGCACACGTACGACCAGACGTGGCACCTGTTCCCCGACGCGGACCTCCAGATGGACCGGCTGCGCGCGAGGGCGCTGGACACCGTCACGGGCAAGCCCCTCCTCGCGATTCAGCAGGTGCTCACGGCGAGCAGCATGACGGTGGGCGTGCGCAAGGGACACGCGATGCCGATGGAGGGCTGGCACTCCGCGAAGTTCGAGCAGAAGGTGCCCGGCTTCACGCTGCGCTGGAGGAGGACGGCGACGAAGCGCGTGCAGTTCGCCACGCTGCTGGTGTCGGGCAGCTACGCGGAGGCCGCCGCCCTCCCCGCGTACGTGGAGCGCACGACGCAGGGCTGGGTGGCCACCGTCTGCCTCCCGGAGGGACGCGGCTACCGGCTCACGGTGGTGGACCTGGCGGGGCCCGGAGAGCGCGCCACGTTGGACGCGCTGCCCACCTGCCCGCTCGCTCCAGCGCCCTGA
- a CDS encoding crotonase/enoyl-CoA hydratase family protein: MSQTDPRITLEVRGHIAVIGINRPEKRNAFDVGMLRAFSEAMTQADRNPDVRCMVVYAVGDHFSAGLDLANVAPALAQGEGLAPKNSIDPWATQGEVRTKPLIVAVQGLCLTLSIELVLAADITVASEDARFGQIEIKRGIFPFGGATIRFPQVAGWGNAMRWLLTGDEFDAREAHRIGLVQEVVEKGKQLERALALAATVAKQAPLGVQATLASARQTLNEGPEAAAKALLPRLLQLVGSEDAAEGVQSFIERREARFTGR; this comes from the coding sequence ATGAGCCAGACCGACCCCCGCATCACCCTGGAAGTGCGTGGCCACATCGCTGTCATCGGCATCAACCGGCCCGAGAAGCGCAACGCCTTCGACGTGGGCATGCTGCGCGCCTTCTCCGAGGCGATGACGCAGGCGGACCGCAACCCGGACGTGCGCTGCATGGTGGTCTACGCCGTCGGTGACCACTTCTCCGCGGGCCTGGACCTGGCCAACGTGGCGCCCGCGCTCGCGCAGGGCGAGGGACTGGCGCCGAAGAACTCCATCGACCCGTGGGCCACGCAGGGCGAGGTTCGCACCAAGCCGCTCATCGTCGCCGTCCAGGGCCTGTGCCTCACGCTCTCCATCGAGCTCGTCCTCGCCGCCGACATCACCGTGGCCTCCGAGGACGCGCGCTTCGGACAGATTGAAATCAAGCGCGGCATCTTCCCCTTCGGCGGCGCGACGATTCGCTTCCCGCAGGTGGCCGGCTGGGGCAATGCCATGCGCTGGCTGCTCACCGGTGACGAGTTCGACGCTCGCGAGGCGCATCGAATCGGGCTCGTGCAGGAGGTGGTGGAGAAGGGCAAGCAGTTGGAGCGCGCGCTCGCCCTCGCGGCGACGGTGGCGAAGCAGGCGCCCCTCGGCGTGCAGGCGACGCTCGCCTCCGCGCGGCAGACGCTCAACGAAGGGCCCGAGGCCGCCGCGAAGGCGCTGCTGCCCCGGCTGCTCCAGCTGGTCGGCTCGGAGGATGCGGCCGAGGGCGTGCAGTCCTTCATCGAGCGGCGCGAGGCGCGCTTCACCGGGCGCTGA
- a CDS encoding neutral/alkaline non-lysosomal ceramidase N-terminal domain-containing protein — MAFLRRVPWRSLIPLVLLTVGAAYSLASWNWCGSWAERAPVVLSQARGEGPLRAGAAKVALVPPFPVVVAGYAPPRPEAAQADPPLHARAVVLEAGGARVGLVSLDLLSVTMDVVERVRAQAAASGLGEVLVMATHAHSSMGGYDSRLVAQLAGTGKFRQESVDAIVTAAVAALTRAAAAMTDVTLAVGEAHEPSLVYSRSSGTAPDGALTRVVLRAKTGPVAELLLFAAHPTMVARERAYVDPDYPGRLCALRESEGSGVTLLLQGAVGNASVAYSEGKGLERVAGFAQVLATVAGKVAVSPVGESVRLSLARVEATMPRPDASRLVPSLTRAAGDNLLCESAQRVAEVGALALGPLELVTVPGEPTVDAGAVLVGRTGATGVLGLANGYVGYVEAPELVNDGRGESRRQYFGPALLERLASAAELAARTAGFSR, encoded by the coding sequence ATGGCCTTCCTGCGACGCGTACCCTGGCGTTCCCTGATTCCCCTGGTTCTACTCACGGTGGGCGCCGCTTATTCGCTGGCGTCCTGGAACTGGTGCGGGTCCTGGGCGGAGCGCGCGCCCGTGGTTCTTTCGCAGGCGCGGGGCGAAGGGCCGCTGCGCGCGGGCGCGGCGAAGGTGGCGCTCGTGCCGCCCTTCCCGGTGGTGGTGGCCGGCTACGCGCCGCCCCGTCCCGAGGCGGCCCAGGCGGACCCGCCGCTGCATGCGCGCGCGGTGGTGCTGGAGGCCGGCGGGGCGCGCGTGGGCCTGGTGTCGCTGGACCTGCTGTCCGTCACCATGGACGTGGTGGAGCGCGTGCGCGCGCAGGCCGCCGCGTCGGGGCTGGGCGAGGTGCTGGTGATGGCCACGCACGCGCACTCGTCGATGGGCGGGTATGACTCGCGGCTGGTGGCGCAGTTGGCGGGGACGGGGAAGTTCCGGCAGGAGTCGGTGGATGCCATCGTCACCGCCGCGGTGGCGGCGCTGACTCGCGCGGCGGCGGCGATGACGGACGTGACGCTGGCGGTGGGGGAGGCTCACGAGCCGAGCCTCGTCTACTCGCGCAGCAGTGGGACGGCTCCGGATGGTGCGCTGACTCGCGTGGTGCTGCGCGCGAAGACGGGGCCGGTGGCGGAGCTGCTGCTGTTCGCCGCGCACCCGACGATGGTGGCTCGTGAGCGGGCGTACGTGGACCCGGACTATCCCGGGCGGCTCTGCGCGCTGCGCGAGTCGGAGGGCAGCGGCGTGACGCTGCTGTTGCAGGGCGCGGTGGGCAATGCCTCCGTGGCGTACTCCGAGGGGAAGGGACTGGAGCGCGTGGCGGGCTTTGCCCAGGTGCTGGCGACGGTGGCGGGGAAGGTGGCGGTGTCGCCCGTGGGCGAGTCGGTGCGGCTGTCGCTGGCGCGCGTGGAGGCGACGATGCCCCGGCCGGATGCTTCTCGGCTGGTGCCTTCGCTGACTCGCGCGGCGGGGGACAACCTGCTGTGCGAGTCGGCGCAGCGCGTGGCGGAGGTGGGCGCGCTGGCGCTGGGGCCGCTGGAGCTCGTCACCGTGCCGGGTGAGCCCACGGTGGACGCGGGTGCGGTGCTGGTGGGGCGCACGGGGGCCACGGGCGTGCTGGGACTGGCGAATGGGTACGTGGGCTATGTCGAGGCGCCGGAGCTGGTGAACGACGGACGCGGTGAGTCCAGGCGTCAGTACTTCGGGCCTGCGCTGCTGGAGCGGCTGGCCTCGGCGGCGGAGCTGGCGGCGCGGACGGCGGGCTTCTCTCGCTGA
- the purF gene encoding amidophosphoribosyltransferase, translating to MCGIFGIVGNAEASNLTYLGLHALQHRGQESAGIVSSDGSVLRAHRQMGLVADIFDAPVLAGLPGQAAIGHVRYSTAGGSALKNAQPIFVQYAGGQCAIAHNGNLVNAAELKEQLEADGAIFQSDADTEVIMHLLARSKQATFEQKLVEALRRVKGAYSLLVLTENKLVAVRDPMGIRPLVLGRLKEGAYVLASETTALDLIEAEVVRELEPGEMLVIENGVMRTSRPFEEPKRLAQCIFEHVYFARPDSSLFGKNVYEVRKRMGMQLAREQPADADLVIAVPDSGVAAAIGFSQQSGIPYDVGLIRSHYVGRTFIEPQQSIRHFGVKLKLSAVRQVLKGKRVVVVDDSIVRGTTSRKIVKMIKAAGAVEVHLRISSPPTKWPCYYGIDTPSRQELIAATHTTDEIAKYVTADSLGYISLEGLGEAVGDPKREKFCSACFSGQYLMGELTAPEADVKLTA from the coding sequence ATGTGCGGCATCTTCGGAATCGTCGGTAATGCTGAGGCCTCCAACCTGACGTACCTGGGACTGCATGCCCTCCAGCACCGCGGGCAGGAGTCCGCGGGCATCGTCTCCTCGGACGGCAGCGTCCTGCGGGCCCACCGGCAGATGGGGCTCGTCGCGGACATCTTCGACGCGCCGGTGCTCGCTGGCCTGCCTGGACAGGCGGCAATCGGGCACGTGCGCTACTCCACCGCGGGCGGCAGCGCGTTGAAGAACGCGCAGCCCATCTTCGTGCAGTACGCGGGCGGACAGTGCGCCATCGCGCACAACGGCAACCTGGTGAACGCGGCCGAGCTGAAGGAACAGCTCGAGGCCGACGGCGCCATCTTCCAGTCGGACGCGGACACGGAGGTCATCATGCACCTCCTGGCCCGCTCCAAGCAGGCCACCTTCGAGCAGAAGCTCGTCGAGGCGCTGCGCCGGGTGAAGGGCGCGTACAGCCTGCTCGTCCTCACGGAGAACAAGCTCGTCGCGGTGAGAGACCCGATGGGCATCCGGCCGCTGGTGCTGGGACGGCTGAAGGAAGGCGCGTACGTGCTCGCGAGCGAGACGACGGCGCTGGACCTCATCGAGGCGGAGGTGGTGCGCGAGTTGGAGCCGGGCGAGATGCTCGTCATCGAGAACGGCGTCATGCGCACCAGCCGTCCCTTCGAGGAGCCGAAGCGGCTGGCCCAGTGCATCTTCGAGCACGTGTACTTCGCGCGCCCGGACTCCTCGCTGTTCGGGAAGAACGTGTACGAGGTGCGCAAGCGCATGGGCATGCAGCTGGCGCGCGAGCAGCCGGCGGACGCGGACCTGGTCATCGCGGTGCCGGACTCGGGAGTGGCGGCGGCCATCGGCTTCTCGCAGCAGAGCGGGATTCCGTATGACGTGGGCCTCATCCGCAGCCACTACGTGGGCCGCACGTTCATCGAGCCACAGCAGTCCATCCGTCACTTCGGCGTGAAGCTGAAGCTGTCGGCGGTGCGGCAGGTGCTGAAGGGCAAGCGCGTGGTGGTGGTGGACGACTCCATCGTGCGCGGCACCACGAGCCGCAAGATTGTGAAGATGATCAAGGCGGCGGGCGCGGTGGAGGTGCACCTGCGCATCTCGTCGCCGCCGACGAAGTGGCCCTGCTACTACGGCATCGACACGCCGAGCCGTCAGGAGCTCATCGCCGCCACGCACACGACGGATGAGATTGCGAAGTACGTCACGGCGGACTCGCTGGGCTACATCTCCCTCGAGGGCCTGGGCGAGGCGGTGGGCGACCCGAAGCGCGAGAAGTTCTGCAGCGCGTGCTTCTCCGGCCAGTACCTCATGGGCGAGCTGACCGCGCCCGAGGCCGACGTGAAGCTGACCGCCTGA
- a CDS encoding pectin acetylesterase-family hydrolase gives MHHAPHRLLLGLTLLSLVGCGESPAPVSDTDATSLDTSSASLGCIDPADTPPPEAVLQRRFVRNAMARGAVCNDGSPAAYYVRRGVGCGTKRWVLHLEGGGACYPPGCPDRSIRLMSSKDDPETMTDTHGLLSNDPVENPDFFTANQVFFSYCSSDAYSGDKGGTGVPGDFHFRGSRIVQAVVEDLVNPDVTPSPNLAQGTEVLLAGGSAGGAGVLYNLDRLSEAFPSKRVRGFSDAGWNVDMLHYDPPTLSTVDEASGFAAFWNSVGDASCSAANPTQLGRCGVGETLFPYLTTPVFIRQDQLDPVKLESLGLTDPYDSSEQAYALSFAARVRSSLAPVPGVFSPADQQHTVLWSVGFNKRLINGVSVREALGNWYFARSGPSHLIE, from the coding sequence ATGCACCATGCACCACACCGGCTCTTGCTCGGGCTCACGCTCCTGTCTCTCGTGGGCTGCGGCGAGTCTCCTGCTCCTGTCAGCGACACCGATGCGACTTCGCTGGACACGTCGTCCGCTTCACTCGGGTGCATCGACCCGGCGGATACTCCGCCTCCTGAAGCGGTCCTTCAGCGCAGGTTCGTCCGCAATGCCATGGCCCGAGGCGCGGTGTGCAACGACGGCTCACCCGCCGCGTACTACGTGCGGCGCGGCGTGGGCTGCGGCACGAAGCGGTGGGTCCTCCACCTCGAAGGCGGCGGTGCCTGCTATCCGCCCGGGTGTCCGGACCGCTCCATCCGGCTCATGTCGTCGAAGGATGACCCGGAGACGATGACCGACACCCACGGGCTGCTCTCGAACGACCCCGTGGAGAACCCGGACTTCTTCACCGCGAACCAGGTCTTCTTCTCGTATTGCAGCTCGGATGCGTACTCGGGCGACAAGGGCGGGACGGGCGTGCCGGGTGACTTTCACTTCCGGGGCAGTCGCATCGTCCAGGCCGTCGTCGAGGACCTCGTGAATCCCGACGTGACGCCGAGCCCCAATCTCGCCCAGGGGACGGAAGTCCTCCTCGCGGGTGGCTCGGCGGGTGGCGCTGGCGTGCTCTACAACCTCGACCGCTTGAGCGAGGCCTTTCCGAGCAAGCGCGTCCGTGGCTTCTCCGACGCGGGGTGGAACGTGGACATGCTCCACTACGACCCGCCGACGCTCTCGACGGTGGATGAGGCGTCCGGCTTCGCCGCCTTCTGGAACAGCGTGGGTGATGCGTCCTGCTCCGCCGCCAATCCCACGCAGCTCGGCCGGTGCGGCGTGGGCGAGACGCTGTTCCCCTACCTGACCACTCCCGTCTTCATCCGCCAGGACCAGCTCGACCCCGTGAAGCTCGAATCACTGGGGCTGACAGACCCGTACGACAGCTCCGAGCAGGCCTATGCCTTGTCCTTCGCGGCTCGCGTCCGGTCGTCCCTGGCGCCCGTGCCCGGTGTGTTCAGTCCGGCGGACCAGCAGCACACCGTGCTCTGGAGCGTCGGGTTCAACAAGCGGCTCATCAACGGCGTCTCGGTGCGGGAGGCGCTGGGGAACTGGTACTTCGCGCGCTCCGGGCCCTCGCACCTCATCGAGTAA
- a CDS encoding RluA family pseudouridine synthase, producing MHSERDTDTPDEAPDGYVDITFVVEPNYAGWRLDRYLGQKIRRMTKERLQGVIRRGILCDERRLKPSTPVYPGLTFRLRRRASEEPETPTALPVVFQDEWLMVLDKPAGLPIHPTARYHKGTLVTLLRERFGERYAEPAHRLDRETSGLVVCGRTTESCRVLGRLFVSRDVHKEYLALCEGHPPEDSFVVDAPIAEGTELIRIAVRIDPVEGKESRTRFQVLQRFIRDGEPFALLRCFPETGRQHQIRIHLREAGFPLVGDKMYGPDPGYFDRFSKHCLEPEAWPRLRLPRHALHAARIVFPHPDTKQEVAFEVPLPSDLTDFIEGRPLPVMRPEPETDAA from the coding sequence ATGCACAGCGAGCGGGACACAGACACTCCGGACGAAGCGCCCGACGGATACGTCGACATCACCTTCGTCGTGGAGCCCAACTACGCGGGTTGGCGGCTGGACCGGTATCTGGGCCAGAAGATTCGCCGCATGACGAAGGAGCGCCTCCAGGGCGTCATCCGGCGCGGCATCCTCTGCGATGAACGGCGGCTCAAGCCGTCCACGCCCGTGTACCCCGGCCTCACCTTCCGTCTCCGCCGCCGCGCCAGTGAGGAGCCCGAGACGCCCACCGCGCTGCCCGTGGTGTTCCAGGACGAGTGGTTGATGGTGCTCGACAAGCCGGCGGGGCTGCCGATTCATCCGACGGCGCGCTACCACAAGGGCACCCTCGTCACGCTGCTGCGCGAGCGCTTCGGTGAGCGCTATGCCGAGCCCGCGCACCGGCTGGACCGGGAGACGAGCGGGCTCGTCGTGTGTGGCCGCACCACGGAGTCGTGCCGTGTGCTGGGGCGGCTCTTCGTGTCGCGCGACGTGCACAAGGAGTACCTCGCGCTGTGCGAGGGGCATCCTCCCGAGGACTCGTTCGTCGTGGATGCGCCCATCGCCGAGGGCACCGAGTTGATTCGCATTGCCGTGCGTATCGACCCCGTGGAGGGGAAGGAGAGCCGCACGCGCTTCCAGGTGCTCCAGCGCTTCATTCGCGATGGTGAGCCCTTCGCGCTGCTGCGTTGCTTCCCGGAGACGGGGCGGCAGCACCAGATTCGCATCCACCTTCGCGAGGCGGGCTTCCCGCTCGTGGGGGACAAGATGTACGGGCCGGACCCCGGCTACTTCGACCGTTTCAGCAAGCACTGCCTGGAGCCCGAGGCGTGGCCTCGGCTGCGGCTGCCCCGGCATGCGCTGCATGCGGCGCGCATCGTGTTTCCGCATCCGGACACCAAGCAGGAGGTTGCGTTCGAGGTGCCGCTGCCTTCGGACCTCACGGACTTCATCGAGGGCAGGCCGTTGCCCGTGATGCGGCCGGAGCCGGAGACCGACGCGGCCTGA
- the wecB gene encoding non-hydrolyzing UDP-N-acetylglucosamine 2-epimerase, which translates to MKKVIHIVGARPNFMKVAPIYKAIAARTSLQQILVHTGQHYDVKMSDVFFSDLGMPAPDVHLGIGSGSHAQQTARMMVELEKVFLEHEPDLVSVVGDVNSTIAAALVTSKLAIPLAHVEAGLRSYVQHQPEEVNRVVTDRLSDLLLTPSRDADANLLKEGCEPSRIHFVGNVMIDSLLASREKAERLSTLKDLGLTPRGYAVCTLHRPSNVDDPRLLGGLLSAVAHVSTRLPVIFPVHPRTRKMIAEQGLAHWFEGHPNLRPVDPMGHLEFVALTAQAKLILTDSGGLQEETTALGVPCLTLREQTERPITVEQGTNEVVGTDPDHIRQAADRVLDGQGKKGRIPELWDGRSSERIADVFARYLGVESAPRLVAMAMA; encoded by the coding sequence ATGAAGAAGGTCATCCACATCGTCGGCGCGCGCCCCAATTTCATGAAGGTGGCCCCCATCTACAAGGCCATCGCGGCGCGCACTTCGCTCCAGCAAATCCTCGTCCACACCGGCCAGCACTACGACGTCAAGATGAGCGACGTCTTCTTCTCGGACCTGGGCATGCCAGCTCCGGACGTACACCTCGGCATCGGCTCGGGCAGTCATGCCCAGCAGACCGCGCGGATGATGGTGGAACTGGAGAAGGTCTTCCTCGAACACGAGCCGGACCTCGTCTCCGTGGTGGGCGACGTGAACAGCACCATTGCCGCGGCGCTCGTGACGTCCAAGCTGGCCATTCCGCTCGCTCACGTCGAAGCGGGCCTGCGCAGCTACGTCCAGCACCAGCCCGAAGAGGTCAACCGCGTCGTCACCGACCGGCTCTCCGATTTGCTGCTGACGCCCTCGCGCGACGCGGACGCCAACCTCCTCAAGGAAGGCTGCGAGCCGAGCCGCATCCACTTCGTGGGCAACGTGATGATTGATTCACTGCTCGCGTCCCGGGAGAAGGCGGAGCGGCTGTCCACGCTGAAGGATTTGGGCCTCACCCCGCGTGGCTACGCGGTGTGCACGCTGCACCGGCCGTCCAACGTGGATGACCCGCGACTGCTCGGTGGACTGCTGTCCGCCGTGGCCCACGTGTCCACGCGCCTGCCCGTCATCTTCCCGGTGCACCCTCGCACGCGGAAGATGATTGCCGAGCAGGGACTGGCCCACTGGTTCGAGGGTCACCCGAACCTGCGTCCCGTGGACCCCATGGGCCACCTGGAGTTCGTCGCGCTGACCGCGCAGGCGAAGCTCATCCTCACCGACTCGGGCGGGCTCCAGGAGGAGACCACCGCGCTGGGCGTGCCGTGCCTCACCCTGCGCGAGCAGACCGAGCGCCCCATTACCGTGGAGCAGGGCACCAACGAAGTCGTGGGCACCGACCCGGACCACATCCGCCAGGCCGCGGACCGCGTCCTCGATGGACAGGGCAAGAAGGGCCGCATCCCGGAGCTCTGGGATGGCCGCTCCAGCGAGCGCATCGCCGATGTCTTCGCGCGCTACCTGGGCGTGGAGAGCGCTCCCCGGCTCGTGGCCATGGCCATGGCCTGA
- the kdsB gene encoding 3-deoxy-manno-octulosonate cytidylyltransferase gives MPASPASRTVAVIPARHASTRFPGKPLALIAGRPMIEHVWNRCQEAKAFDEVVVATDDERIRATVEGFGGRAVMTSPDCATGTDRVAEVARGRPDVDVWVNVQGDEPLVDPAALRLLAGLFQDATVRMGTLVRPLEPDEAGSPNVVKAVLALNGDALYFSRSLVPFVREPGTPVKRWGHIGLYGYRRDVLLSLAGLASTPLEEAEKLEQLRALEHGISIRCAQVNWRTVAVDVPEDVAKVEAVMRERGRQP, from the coding sequence ATGCCTGCCTCTCCCGCCTCCAGGACAGTTGCCGTCATCCCCGCCCGCCACGCCAGCACGCGGTTTCCGGGCAAGCCGCTCGCCCTCATCGCCGGCCGGCCGATGATTGAGCACGTGTGGAACCGCTGCCAGGAGGCGAAGGCCTTCGACGAGGTGGTGGTGGCCACCGACGACGAGCGCATCCGCGCCACGGTGGAGGGCTTCGGAGGCCGGGCAGTGATGACCAGCCCCGACTGCGCCACCGGCACGGACCGCGTGGCGGAGGTGGCCCGGGGACGTCCGGACGTGGACGTCTGGGTGAACGTGCAGGGCGACGAGCCGCTGGTGGACCCGGCCGCCCTGCGGCTGCTCGCGGGCCTCTTCCAGGACGCCACGGTGCGCATGGGCACGCTGGTGCGCCCGCTGGAGCCGGACGAGGCAGGCAGCCCCAACGTGGTGAAGGCCGTGCTCGCGCTCAACGGCGACGCGCTCTACTTCAGCCGCAGCCTCGTGCCCTTCGTCCGCGAGCCGGGCACGCCCGTGAAGCGCTGGGGCCACATCGGCCTGTATGGCTACCGACGGGACGTGCTGCTGTCCCTCGCGGGACTGGCCTCCACTCCGCTGGAGGAGGCGGAGAAACTGGAGCAACTCCGCGCGCTGGAGCACGGCATCTCCATCCGCTGCGCGCAGGTGAACTGGCGCACGGTGGCGGTGGACGTACCCGAGGACGTAGCGAAGGTGGAGGCCGTCATGCGAGAGCGAGGACGCCAGCCATGA
- a CDS encoding aldo/keto reductase produces the protein MEKHPFGRTGVSVPVLGQGTWQMEDDDRAGAIRALRAGLDLGLTHVDTAELYGHGRVEETIVSEAIAGRRDEVFLVSKVMPSNATYTGTLAACERSLKRLRTDRLDCYLLHWPGSHPLADTIRAFEKLVADGKIRSWGVSNFGVEDLEEALSLAGPGRIACNQVLYHLEERSIEHGVIPWCEEQGVAVVGYSPFGNGNFPSPGSKGGKVLGAIARAHGVSPFQVALRFLTRRPSLFAIPKASREAHMRDNAAAASLKLTAEDLARIDAAFPLGPDSGELPVI, from the coding sequence ATGGAGAAGCACCCGTTTGGTCGCACCGGTGTGTCGGTTCCCGTGCTGGGGCAGGGGACGTGGCAGATGGAGGACGACGACCGGGCAGGCGCCATTCGCGCGCTGCGCGCCGGACTGGACCTGGGCCTGACGCACGTGGACACGGCGGAGCTGTATGGGCATGGCCGCGTGGAGGAGACCATCGTCTCCGAGGCCATTGCCGGACGCCGCGACGAGGTGTTCCTCGTGTCGAAGGTGATGCCCTCCAACGCGACGTACACGGGCACGCTGGCCGCGTGTGAGCGGAGCCTGAAGCGGCTGCGCACCGACAGGCTGGACTGCTACCTGCTGCACTGGCCGGGCTCTCATCCGCTGGCGGACACGATTCGCGCCTTCGAGAAGCTGGTGGCGGACGGGAAGATTCGCTCGTGGGGCGTGAGCAACTTCGGCGTGGAGGATTTGGAAGAGGCGCTCTCCCTCGCGGGGCCGGGCCGCATCGCGTGCAACCAGGTGCTGTATCACCTGGAGGAGCGCTCGATTGAGCACGGCGTGATTCCGTGGTGCGAGGAGCAGGGCGTGGCGGTGGTGGGCTACAGCCCCTTCGGCAACGGCAACTTCCCGAGCCCCGGCAGCAAGGGCGGCAAGGTGCTGGGCGCCATCGCCCGCGCGCACGGCGTCAGCCCGTTTCAGGTGGCGCTGCGGTTCCTCACGCGCAGGCCCTCGCTCTTCGCCATTCCGAAGGCCAGCCGCGAGGCCCACATGCGCGACAACGCCGCGGCCGCTTCGCTGAAGCTGACCGCGGAGGACCTCGCTCGCATCGACGCGGCCTTCCCGCTCGGGCCCGACAGCGGCGAGCTGCCCGTCATCTGA